Genomic segment of Vibrio natriegens NBRC 15636 = ATCC 14048 = DSM 759:
ACTGCCGTGCTGCACGCCGTAAGGCAAGTCAGACACCATGACATCCACCGAGTTCTTCTTCACAACTTGGTCTGCGATACGGGTATCCGCCGAGTACAGCTTCATGGTCTGAAGGTTACCTTGGTTGTAATCTTCTTTTGTCGCTGCGGCTTCAACCACGAAACCATCGGCCACTTTTTTACCACCAGAAGTGCGCTTTTCTTTGCTCACTTTATGCTTAAAGCGACCGTTCTTCATAAACTTAACGACGAAGGTTTGGATCTCTTGAACCCATTTCTGGTTGATCTCAACACCCACCACGTTCAAGCCATGGATCAAACCTTCAAATAGTGTTGTACCCTTACCACACATCGGATCCATTAACGTCAGTTGCGCGCTATCTGTGTTAGCGGCACTCACGCCAAGGTTTACCATCAAACGCGTAAACTGTTCGTTTGTTTTTCCGGTATAACGCAGGATCTGACTCATGCTCTCAGGGAAAGTGTTGAACGCAGGCGCCTGAATTGGACGTAGCAAACCATCTTCACGCACTTCAAACAGCGCGTAGTAGATAGATGATGCGGCAATCTTGCGTGACTGCTCGTCGTTGAGCGCTTCTGCACACGAGAACACCAATGCTGCAGGTAAGCCGACATCTTTACTGCCAATTTCAGTCACTTCAACACCTTCAGCAGCCAGCATTGCTTTTAGCTCTGAACATGCGATGGTCATTGCGCTATCAAAATAAATACGGTTGTGGCCCGGATTCGCTAATATCGCATAGTGGTACATCACCTGGCTCCTTAAGCAGTACGCTTGAATTTGATGTCCCACACACCGTGACCAAGACGGTGGCCGCGAGCTTCAAACTTAGTCAATGGACGCTCTTCAGGGCGAGGAACAAAGTCACCTTCTTCAGCAATATTTTCAAAGCCTGGTGCCTGGTTCATGATTTCAATCATGTGCTCAGCGTAGTTTTCCCAGTCCGTTGCCATATGGAAGATACCCTCATTAGGGATAAGCTTCTGGCGAACCATTTCAGCAAACTCTAGCTGTACGATACGACGCTTGTGGTGACGTTTTTTGTGCCATGGGTCAGGGAAGAACAGTTGTAGAGTCGCCAAGCTATCATTTGGGATCATGTGCTCAAACACTTCAACCGCATCGTGACACATTACGCGCAGGTTAGTCAGACCCGCTTCACGTGCATCAGCAAGACAAGCGCCAACACCTGGGCTATGTACTTCAATACCGATGAAGTTTTTCTCAGGTGCGTTCTTTGCCATTTCAACCAGTGAAGCGCCCATACCAAAACCGATCTCAAGTACAACCGGGTTGTCGTTACCAAAGACTTCTTTCCAATCAAGAAGTTCTGCTTTGTAATCGATACCCATCGTTGGCCAGCACTCATTCATCGCACTCTCTTGGCCCTTAGTTAGGCGGCCTTCGCGACGAACGAAACTGCGGATTTTACGGATCAGTTTGCCGTCTTCGTTGTATTCGTTAGTGGTTACTTCACTCATTGATTTTGCCTGCACATTGATTAATCAAAGCGGGGATTATCCAAAGAATTTACTCGGGTGCAAGTTTTTGTTGAGCTCTCGGTCTATCATGACTCAAAAGCTATGATGATCCCTGTAATATCCCCACACTTTATCCGTTGTACTTATCACCCAATATATGTGGTGCAATTTTGCTCCTAACCAATAATAGAATACAGAGCAAGTCGTGACCCCTTTCGCCAGTGCCATTTTAGAATGGTATGACGCATATGGAAGAAAAGATCTTCCGTGGCAACAGAACAAAACCGCATACAGTGTCTGGTTGTCTGAAATCATGCTTCAGCAAACACAGGTCACTACGGTGATTCCTTATTACCAACGCTTTTTAGAGCGATTTCCGACCGTGGTCGATCTTGCTAATGCAGAGCAAGATGAAGTGCTGCACCTATGGACGGGTCTCGGTTATTACGCCCGAGCACGCAACCTTCATAAAGCAGCAAAAGAGGTGGCCCAAACATATAACGGTGAATTCCCTCTAGATATCGAGCAAATGAATGCACTGCCAGGCATTGGCCGCTCAACTGCGGCTGCTGTACTGTCATCCGTACATAAACAGCCTCATGCGATCCTCGATGGTAACGTGAAGCGAACACTTTCTCGATGCTTTGCCGTTGAAGGATGGCCGGGCCAGAAGAAAGTGGAAAACAAGTTGTGGGAAATTGCCGAGGCACATACCCCACAAACAGATGTCGACAAATATAACCAAGCCATGATGGACATGGGGGCGATGGTCTGCACACGCAGCAAACCCAAATGCACACTATGTCCTGTTGCTGATCTTTGTGTAGCGAAAAAACAAGGTAATATCCTCGACTACCCTGGTAAAAAGCCCAAGAAAGACAAACCGGTGAAGCAAACCCGCTTTGTCATGCTGCATCATAAAAATGCAAATGGGCACGAAGTATGGCTGGAACAAAGACCTCAAACTGGAATTTGGGGCGGGCTTTTCTGCTTTCCACAAACCGAACATGTTGATGTCGAAAGCGATATTGATTTGCTGTTGGAACAACGCGGCATTCAAACCAATGACATTAAAGAGCAGCAAACGCTGATCACTTTCCGCCATACCTTTAGTCATTACCATCTCGATATCACACCAATTTTGATTGACCTGTCAAAGCAACCCGACGTGATAATGGAAGGTAACAAAGGTCTTTGGTATAACTTATCTAAACCTGAAGAAGTAGGCTTAGCCGCGCCAGTTAAACTATTGCTGGAAACGCTACCCCACGAACTTCGTTAATTGAATGCAAGGAGTCATTATGAGCCGCACTGTGTTTTGTGCTCGACTAAAGAAAGAAGGCGAAGGTCTAGACTTTCAACTTTACCCAGGTGAGCTAGGTAAACGTATTTTTGATAATATCTCTAAAGAAGCTTGGGCTGAATGGCAACACAAACAAACCATGTTGATCAACGAAAAGAAGCTTAACATGATGGATCCAGAGCATCGTAAACTGATCGAAACTGAAATGGTGAACTTCCTGTTCGAAGGCAAAGACGTTCACATCGATGGTTACACACCACCTAGCGAATAACTTGTTAAAATAAAATAAGTTTATTCAGAAACAATGACATCACATAGAACCTTGTGGTGTCATTGCCACACCATCCCATCAAATAATTAGCCATGAAAAAAATTGTCTTTATCGTTGCAGCCCTTCTATTAACGGCAGGCTGTAGTCGCGAGGTCGTCGAAAAGTTTTATGATGTCGAGTACGAGCCAACCAATCGCTTCGCCAATAACTTAGCCGAGTTACCAGGACAATTTGAGAAAGACACCGCAGCTCTCGATTCGTTGATCAATAGCTTCTCCGGTAATATCCAAAAAAAATGGGGAAAACGAGAAGTTAAGCTCGCAGGTAAAAGCAATTACGTAAAATATATCGATAACTACCTCAGTCGCGCTGAAGTTGATTTCCAAAAAGGCGTGATCACTATAGAAACCGTATCGCCAACCGAACCACAAAAGCACCTCAAAAACGCCATCATCACAACACTACTCACTCCTGATGATCCGGCGAATGTCGATCTATTTTCTTCCAAAGATATCAAACTTGAAGGTCAGCCTTTTCTCTATAAACAAGTCGTCGACCAAGATAACAAGCCCATTCAGTGGTCATGGCGAGCTAACCGCTTTGCCGATTACCTGCTTAACCACGAAATAAAAACCAAAGACGTCGACTTCAAAAAAGCGTACTACGTAGAAATTCCCATGGTGGAAGATCACTTCATCCAACGCAGCTATCAATATGCGAACATCGTGCGCCGAGCCGCAGAGAAATACGACATCCCCGAAGATTTAATTTACGCCATTATCAAAACAGAAAGCAGTTTTAATCCATATGCCGTCAGTTGGGCGAATGCCTATGGCTTGA
This window contains:
- the trmB gene encoding tRNA (guanosine(46)-N7)-methyltransferase TrmB, whose amino-acid sequence is MSEVTTNEYNEDGKLIRKIRSFVRREGRLTKGQESAMNECWPTMGIDYKAELLDWKEVFGNDNPVVLEIGFGMGASLVEMAKNAPEKNFIGIEVHSPGVGACLADAREAGLTNLRVMCHDAVEVFEHMIPNDSLATLQLFFPDPWHKKRHHKRRIVQLEFAEMVRQKLIPNEGIFHMATDWENYAEHMIEIMNQAPGFENIAEEGDFVPRPEERPLTKFEARGHRLGHGVWDIKFKRTA
- the mutY gene encoding A/G-specific adenine glycosylase produces the protein MTPFASAILEWYDAYGRKDLPWQQNKTAYSVWLSEIMLQQTQVTTVIPYYQRFLERFPTVVDLANAEQDEVLHLWTGLGYYARARNLHKAAKEVAQTYNGEFPLDIEQMNALPGIGRSTAAAVLSSVHKQPHAILDGNVKRTLSRCFAVEGWPGQKKVENKLWEIAEAHTPQTDVDKYNQAMMDMGAMVCTRSKPKCTLCPVADLCVAKKQGNILDYPGKKPKKDKPVKQTRFVMLHHKNANGHEVWLEQRPQTGIWGGLFCFPQTEHVDVESDIDLLLEQRGIQTNDIKEQQTLITFRHTFSHYHLDITPILIDLSKQPDVIMEGNKGLWYNLSKPEEVGLAAPVKLLLETLPHELR
- the mltC gene encoding membrane-bound lytic murein transglycosylase MltC is translated as MKKIVFIVAALLLTAGCSREVVEKFYDVEYEPTNRFANNLAELPGQFEKDTAALDSLINSFSGNIQKKWGKREVKLAGKSNYVKYIDNYLSRAEVDFQKGVITIETVSPTEPQKHLKNAIITTLLTPDDPANVDLFSSKDIKLEGQPFLYKQVVDQDNKPIQWSWRANRFADYLLNHEIKTKDVDFKKAYYVEIPMVEDHFIQRSYQYANIVRRAAEKYDIPEDLIYAIIKTESSFNPYAVSWANAYGLMQVVPKTAGRDVFALVKNRSGQPSPEYLFNPENNIDTGTAYFYILKNRYLKDVSHPTSLEYSMISAYNGGTGGVLNTFNRSDRKRAMRDLNSLQPNQVYWALTKKHPNAEARRYLEKVTNFKKEFNSVQTF
- a CDS encoding oxidative damage protection protein, which translates into the protein MSRTVFCARLKKEGEGLDFQLYPGELGKRIFDNISKEAWAEWQHKQTMLINEKKLNMMDPEHRKLIETEMVNFLFEGKDVHIDGYTPPSE
- a CDS encoding TRM11 family SAM-dependent methyltransferase, encoding MYHYAILANPGHNRIYFDSAMTIACSELKAMLAAEGVEVTEIGSKDVGLPAALVFSCAEALNDEQSRKIAASSIYYALFEVREDGLLRPIQAPAFNTFPESMSQILRYTGKTNEQFTRLMVNLGVSAANTDSAQLTLMDPMCGKGTTLFEGLIHGLNVVGVEINQKWVQEIQTFVVKFMKNGRFKHKVSKEKRTSGGKKVADGFVVEAAATKEDYNQGNLQTMKLYSADTRIADQVVKKNSVDVMVSDLPYGVQHGSKNAKDSKLNRSPLELLKEALPAWKVVLKKQGSVVLSFNEFTLKWKDVAALFEEQGWKVLSEDPYIGYLHRVDQSINRNIIVAVKP